Below is a genomic region from Streptomyces roseoviridis.
CCCGGGGCCGTCCGTGCGGCGGCGCACCGACCAGCAGTCCGCGACCGGCTCCCACAGGTACTCGTCGTCGGTGACCGGTCCCACCGCGACGTCCGTCCCGTTGCCGCTGTCCATCACCGGACCCGTGAGCCGGGCGACGAGCCGTTCGCGGGCGAAGTCGAACTGCTCGAGGAGGGGCACGAGGCGGGGCGGGATCGTCATCGAACGCTCCAGGGGAGAGGGGCACGTGCGTCCCGAACCCTGGCACAGGGGACTCACCCGGGCCACACCTTTTCGGCTCCTGCCGAGGAGGCACCGGTGGGGGCCGGCGGCGGCGCCCCGGTCAGGCGCGGTCGATGTGCACGCTGGTCGACTTCACCCGTGCCGTGGCCTGCATGCCGACTTCCAGCCCCAGTTCCTCGACCGCCTCGCGGGTCAGGAGCGAGACGAGCCGGTGCGGGCCCGCCTGGATCTCCACCTGCGCGGCGACGTCGCCGAGCTTGACCGCCGTCACGATGCCGGGGAACGCGTTGCGCGCCGAGGTGTACGGCTCCTCCTCGTTCCCCGAGTCGCCCCGCGCCAGCTCGACGGAGAACGCGGCCAGGTCGCGGCCGTCGATGAGCCGTCGGCCGCTCTCGTCCCGACGCGTGGCGACCCGGCCGGCGTCGGCCCAGCGACGGGCGGTGTCCGGACTCACGCCGAGCAGGCGGGCCGCCTGCCCGATGGTGTAGAAGTGCATGGGCGCCAGCCTAGGAGGCCGATCCTCGCGTCTGCAAGCAAATCTCAGGCGCTACCCTCGCAGCCGCGACCATCCGCGAGGTCCGCGCCGTCAGTCCTCGGCCAGCCACCGCAGCGCCGCCCCGGCCGTGAAGTCCGCCTGCCCGCCACGCAGGAGCCGGTCGGCGTCGGCGAAGGCCGGATCGTCCGCCGTCCCCGCCACGTACGGCAGCGCCAGGCACCGCATGCCCGCCGCACGCGCCGCCGCCGCGCCCGGCGGCGCGTCCTCCAGGACCACGCACCGCTCCGGTACGGCCCCGAGCCGGCGGGCCGCCTCCAGGAACACGTCCGGCGCCGGCTTGCCGCGCGGCACCTCCTCGGCCGAGACCAGCGTGGCCAGGTACGCGTCCAGTCCGGTTCCCGCGAGCACCGCTTCGATGGCCGACCGAGAGGAGCCCGAGGCCACCGCCATCGGCACCCCGTCCGCGTACAGCCGCTGCACGAACGCCCGCATCTCCGGGAAGACGGGCGTCGAGGCCCGCGCCAGCTCCAGATAGTGACCGTTCGTCGCCGCCAGGAGCGCGTCGAGCGGCGCGTCGACGCCGTAGTGCCCGGCGAGGATCTCCAGGGACTCGCGGGTGCCGATCCCGATGAACCGGGTGTGCTGCTCCCAGCCGAAGTCCTCGCGGGTGACGCCGTACGCGCCGAGCGTCCGCAGGGTCGCCTCGTAGTAGTTGGGCTCGCTGTCCACGAGCGTGCCGTCGAGGTCGAAGATGACGGAGGTGCGCGCGGTGTCCATGCGTCCAGCCTTCCAGAGGAGCCGGCCGGATCAGAGGGTCTTTCGTCCCATGGCCTCGACCAGCGGCAGCAGCCGGTGCGGCACCCGCTCGCGCAGGGCGATCTCGGTGCGGGTGCGGACCACGCCGGGCAACTGGATCAACCGCTGGATGACGTCCTCCAGGTGCCCCGCGTCGCGCGCCACCACCCGGGTCAGCAGGTCCCCGCCACCCGTGATCGAGAACGCCTCCACGATCTCGGGGACGGAGGCGAGCGCGTCCCCCACCTCGTCCAGGTGCCCCTGGGTCACCTCGATGTGGACGAAGGCGAGCACCGGGTGACCGAGCGCCGCGGGGGAGAGCACGGGACCGGTGGCCGTGATCACGCCGTCCCGCTCCAGCCGGTCGATCCGGGCCTGCACCGTGCCCCGGGCCACGCCGAGGATCCGCGCGTACTCCCGCACGCTGGTGCGCGGCTGCTCGATGAGCAGCCGGAGGATGCGGGTGTCGAGCTCGTCCACCGCCATGGTCCGTTGGCTCCCTTCTGGCCGTACTCCCTCTGTTTCCACTGTACCAATGGCGCAGTCCGCGAGCCGCCGGTTGAGCCACTGGGTGGGCGGGTGCTTTCCTTTCGGAAGAGTTGGACAGTTGGCGCCGCGCACGCGCCGGACCGGCGAGGTGGCCGGCCCCCGGACCCGCGGCGCCTTCGTCATGTGTACGTGCGTGTGCGTGAAGAGGGTGTGTGTACGGAAGCGGGGGCGGGACGACCGTCATGAAGAAGGGGAAGCGGGGCCTGGTGGTCGTGGGCAGGGTGCTGCGCCGGACGTGCGTGGCTCCCGATCCGGGCAAGGTACGACTGCGGGTCGCGAGCCGCGCCGTCCTCGGCGTCGCTCTCGCCGTCGCCGCGGCCGAACTGGCCGGTCTCTCTTTGACCGCCTCCATCACGGCGGGCCTCGCCGCGCTGCTCGCGCTGTTCACCGTCGGCGACCCCACCGTGCGCCGCCAGGTGGTCACCACCGCCCTCCTCCCGCTCGTCGGCTTCCCCGTCCTCGCGCTCGCCACCGCCCTGCACGGCGTGCCGCTGCTGCGGGACACCGTGTGGCTCCTCGTCGTCTTCGCCGGGGTGTACGCGCGCCGGTGGGGACCGCGCGGGCACGCGCTGGGCATCTTCGCCTTCATGCAGTTCTTCGTGACCCAGTTCCTCCACGCCGTGCCCGCTCAGCTGCCCGAGCTGTTCGCCGCCGTGCTGCTCGCGCTCGCGGCGGCCGGCGGAGTGCGCTTCGTCGCCTGGTGCATCGAGCGGCGGGTCCCGCCGCCCGCGGCGCCCGCGCCGCTGCCCGGCACGGGCCTCCACCGGCCCACCACCCGACAGGCCTTCCAGGCGACGGCGGCCTGCGCCATCGCCCTCGCCGCCGGCCAGCTCCTCTCCCAGGAACGCTGGTACTGGGCCGTCGGCACCGCCTGGTGGATCTTCGTCAACACCGCTTCGCGCGGCGAGACGCTGGTACGGGGCTTCCGCCGGGTCGTCGGCACCGTCACCGGCATCGCGGCCGGGCTGCTCATCGCGATCCCGCTGGGCGGCGCCCCCGCGCCCACGGCCGCCCTGGTCGCCGTCTGCGTCTTCGGCATCTTCTACACCGCGCCGCTCTCCTACAGCTGGATGATGTTCTTCGTCACCGTCATGGCGGGCCTCCTCTACGGGCTCCTCGGCGTCCTGCACCCGGGGCTGCTGCTGCTCCGCTTCGAGGAGACCGCGGTCGGCGCGCTCGCCGCGGCCGTCGGCGTCGCGCTGCTGCCGGTCACCACGCACGCGGCCACCAACGCCTGGATCCAGCGGGCCGTGACCTGCGTGCACGCCTGCACCACCGCCGCCGCCCGCCGCCTCGCGGGCGACCCGGACGCCGACCCGGCCGCGCACGCCGCCGAACTCGACCTGCTCCTCGCCCGCGCCCGCCTCACCCTGGCGCCCCTCGTCCACCCGATGAGCCCGCTGCGCGCCCGCAAGGCCCGCGCCCGCCGGGTCCTCGCGCTGCTCGACGACTGCGCCCGGGAGATCCGCGGCCTCGCCGCGGTCGCCGCCGACCCCGACGCCTCCCACGACGCCCGCCTGGCGGCGGCGGCCTGGCGCGTCGAGGCCGCCGTCCACGCCCTGGTCCCGTCCGGGCCTGCCGCCACGACCGCCGCCCGCCCCGCCGCACCGGCCCTCCCCGCCCACCACCCGGGCGCCGAGGCCGCCCTGACCCACCTCCACAACCTCGAACGCACCCTCACGGCCCTGGCCACTCCTCTCCGCACCTCCCCCCGCTCCCCTCTGGCCCCGGCGGCCTGACCACCCCGCCCCGGCGGGCAGCGACCCGCCCGCTGCGGCGGCCCGTGCAGGGCTTGCCCGCGCCCGTGTCCGTGCCCGTCACGGTGCGGACGAGCGCGCCACGGGGACGCGCCGCGCTCGGCGAACGTGGACGGAGCCCCCGCGCACCCGCCGGGCCCTCGCCTCGGCGCCCCTGCGCGCGGTGCGGGCCCTGCCGGGCCCTCACGGCGCGCGGGAGCCGGGGGCGGCTCCGGTGCTGTCTCCGCCTGTCGGCGCGCTGTGGGTGCTGCCGGGACCGGGTGTCGGGGGCGTGGGTGCGGTGCGGGCCCTGTCGGGCCCTGGTGGTGCGCGGGTCGGGGCGGCTCCGGTGCTGTCGCTGCCTGTCGGCGCGCTGTGGGTGCTGCCGGGACCGGGTGTCGGGGGCGTGGGTGCGGTGCGGGCCTAGCCGGGCCCTCGTGGTGTGCGGGTCGGGGCGGCTCCGGCGTTGTCGCTGCCTGCACGCCGCGCCGTGGGTGCCGTTGGCCCCCTGCGGCGGCGGCGGCGTCGTCGTGCGTGCGGTGCGGACCCTGCCCGGTGCCGCCGGTGCGCCGGTTCCGGCCGATCACCGAGCCGCCGTCCGGACCCGCCCGCGCCCGTCCGCATCCGTCCGCATCCGTCCGCGTCGCCTGAAGGCGCGCCATGCCGCCCTCTGCCCGTCGGCGTGAGGGCCGCGTGGAGCCGTGGGCGGTCTCCTGGCGCCGCGCCGACGCGAGGGCCCCGGGCCACCCGCCGCCGCACCCGGCGCCGGGGGAGCCGGACGAGGAGGGCGGAGCGC
It encodes:
- a CDS encoding HAD family phosphatase; the protein is MDTARTSVIFDLDGTLVDSEPNYYEATLRTLGAYGVTREDFGWEQHTRFIGIGTRESLEILAGHYGVDAPLDALLAATNGHYLELARASTPVFPEMRAFVQRLYADGVPMAVASGSSRSAIEAVLAGTGLDAYLATLVSAEEVPRGKPAPDVFLEAARRLGAVPERCVVLEDAPPGAAAARAAGMRCLALPYVAGTADDPAFADADRLLRGGQADFTAGAALRWLAED
- a CDS encoding helix-turn-helix transcriptional regulator, yielding MHFYTIGQAARLLGVSPDTARRWADAGRVATRRDESGRRLIDGRDLAAFSVELARGDSGNEEEPYTSARNAFPGIVTAVKLGDVAAQVEIQAGPHRLVSLLTREAVEELGLEVGMQATARVKSTSVHIDRA
- a CDS encoding Lrp/AsnC family transcriptional regulator; amino-acid sequence: MAVDELDTRILRLLIEQPRTSVREYARILGVARGTVQARIDRLERDGVITATGPVLSPAALGHPVLAFVHIEVTQGHLDEVGDALASVPEIVEAFSITGGGDLLTRVVARDAGHLEDVIQRLIQLPGVVRTRTEIALRERVPHRLLPLVEAMGRKTL
- a CDS encoding FUSC family protein, which gives rise to MKKGKRGLVVVGRVLRRTCVAPDPGKVRLRVASRAVLGVALAVAAAELAGLSLTASITAGLAALLALFTVGDPTVRRQVVTTALLPLVGFPVLALATALHGVPLLRDTVWLLVVFAGVYARRWGPRGHALGIFAFMQFFVTQFLHAVPAQLPELFAAVLLALAAAGGVRFVAWCIERRVPPPAAPAPLPGTGLHRPTTRQAFQATAACAIALAAGQLLSQERWYWAVGTAWWIFVNTASRGETLVRGFRRVVGTVTGIAAGLLIAIPLGGAPAPTAALVAVCVFGIFYTAPLSYSWMMFFVTVMAGLLYGLLGVLHPGLLLLRFEETAVGALAAAVGVALLPVTTHAATNAWIQRAVTCVHACTTAAARRLAGDPDADPAAHAAELDLLLARARLTLAPLVHPMSPLRARKARARRVLALLDDCAREIRGLAAVAADPDASHDARLAAAAWRVEAAVHALVPSGPAATTAARPAAPALPAHHPGAEAALTHLHNLERTLTALATPLRTSPRSPLAPAA